DNA sequence from the Pleurocapsa sp. PCC 7319 genome:
TATCTGCACCTTGACCCCCAGCCAGAATATCTGCGCCACCATAACCAAACAAAATATTTGCCTGGTCATTACCTGTCAATTGATCGCTAAATGCTGTCCCGGTAATATGATCGATTTCCGAAAGCGTTTCTGATTCTACTAAAGCATCATACCAAGCATTTCCAATCTCTTGATATCCTGTGCTATCAGGATGAATTCCGTCAGGTACTAAATTGCTGATGTCAACTTGCCCACCAGCGTTGACATAGGTTACTTGCTGACCATACTCTGAAGCTAGTTCAGGTAGAAAGTCATTAAAATATTCGACAACGTCAGGTCGCGGATTACCCTTTATTGCTGGATCGAGAGGAGCAAGGGATGAAACAAATATTTGTACATCTGGTGCCTCATCTATTAGTCGCTCAATCAGGTAATCGAGTTCATCAATAGTTTGAGCAGCAATTTCAGCTAGCTGATCGGGATTATCAGCAGCATCTTGAGCAGCTCTACCAGATTGCAAAATATCGTTAGTTCCTGCCATCAACAGTACGATATCAGGCTGATAGTTTGTCAGTAGCCCTTCATCGACGAGTGTTGTCAGTTCATCAATTGTAAACCCTGGATGCCCTTCATGTTCTGCATCATCTATATTAGTTCCTTCATTTTCTTGAGAACCAATAAAATCAACACTCAAATCATCATCTACAAAGTTATTCGATAACTGTAGGCGATATGCACCAGGAGTAGGCTCGGTCGGATATTCACCTGAAGTTATCGAATCACCAAATGCCATGATTTCCGGTTGCTCAGTGGCTCCATAAATTGGAGTCAAAACTTTATCTGTAGAAAGATTGGCAACTATCCCTCTATCACTCTGGCCATAGTCAGCGATGTTATTTTGTTCAACGATTAAATCGTTATCAGAATCATTGAGCAAAGTTAAATCAATTGCCATAATAAATTTGTTTTAGATACAACTCAATTTACAATAGGTCAGACAAAAATTAGATATGCAGGAATAATTGACGAATAAATCAAATCTACTGCTTGTTTTTAAGCAAACAAGAGAGATTAATGACTTCAAAGCGTAAATCAAAACTTTCTGAAGTATTGTATCAAGTTAGACATTAAACTTCGAGCTGAGTAGCTTTCGAAGTTTGTATTCTGAGGAAAACTCAAAATATCAATATCTTTTCGTTGTATAAAAAATTAACTTCTGACTCTTAAGACCTAAGATAAAGCTATTTTCTGATTTTTAAGAGTGACTTTGCCAAAATAAGCATTTCGTTCGACTTTTAATTGATTTCCTCATAAAAAATGATATTTAGATACTACTCAAACAAACTTTTTCAATTGACTTTTGAGCCCTAAGACAAAGCTATTTTCTGATTTTTAAGAGTGACTTTGCCAAAATAAGCATTTTGTTCGGCTCTTAGTTGATCGCATAGTCTATTACTAGGAAGTTCTACGTCATCGTAAGTTAACACAGAATCTTTAGCAATATCTCGTTTGAGACGACAGCCTTCAGCTAGCCCCATCGGCAATAAATTTTCTTTGAGCGCAACTTCAGAATTTTCACATTGTCCGTAAGTCATATAGAAGCCAATGCCATCGAGCATGTCTCCAGCTTTGAGGTCAATTTTTGCTGTTGTCACTACATCTACCTGAGGTTTACCAATCGGACTCATGACTGCATCCTGTAATAAAACTACGCGAGCCACAGATAAAGGTACTTCAAAATGGCAGAGGTGATAAGGGGTATAGAAGCTATATAAAGGTCCTTCTCCCAACTTATATAAATTGAGATAATGCTGTTGTTTAGGATCGTCATGGGTAGCAAAGACAAATACACCAGGACCAGGCTTGGCTCCTACTACATAATCAACAATGCCGCCCAATTCTTTTAATTGTTCAACATCGTACATACCAGTCATTTCGTCCACATGACCTTTAAAGTCATAGCCTAACATTCCGCGCTGGGCAACTTTCATTCCGGTGGCATTGGCGACGATCGCCTGTTCAAAAGAAATTTTAGTACCATCGGCGAAACTTGTTACCATATGGGGTTTTTGTCCCCAACGTCTGGCAAAACCTTCTTGAGTTGTGGGATTGCGATAGGGATCTTGTAAACCTTTGATATTGCCGCAGAGCAAAGGAGTCAAGCCGATACTTTTGACAAAGCGATACAAGTTCATTTGTACTCCGGGCTGATCGCCATCACAGGCACTAAGAATAACTCCTGCTCGATCCGCATAGACTTTGAGAATGGAGCCAATTGTGCCATCTAATTCTGCATTCATCAGAATTACGTGTTTACGATTAGCGATCGCTTCCATGACTATACCCGCAGCATATTCGATTGTCCCTGTAACTTCAATCAGGGCATCGATTTGTTCTGCTTGGCACAAAAGTTTGGCATCTTCGGTAATGGCATATTTCCCTTGAGAAATTGCTTCTTCTAATGCCGTAGTTGTTTCAACGTCTAATAATTCTTGGACTCCTGCCTCTTGGTAAGCTCTTTTTGCCCCCTCAAGACGACGGTTAGCGATCGCCACTAATTCCATTCCGGGAACAGAATTGATAATTTGATTGGCAATACCACGCCCCATAAAACCGGCTCCAATCATACCCACTTTGACAGGGTTTCCAGTTGCCACGCAATCTTGTAAAGCTTTATCGACAATAATCATTAATTAATCCTCTATGAAAATAAAACAATGTCACTACTAAATACGCCCCACATCTGATGGTGAGTAGGGATTGCTTGTCTGTTTGCAGTTATTTGAATTAACTAACTACAGGGGTTTTGAGTAAAGACCAATTAGTGTCTTTCTCAGAAATCTCACTAATAGGCAACGGCCATTCAATCCCTAATACAGGATCGTCGTAGCGTAAACCTCTTTCCCGATTCGGTGTATAAAATTCACTTACTTGGTAAATGACCTCGGAATCATCACTCAAGGCTTGATAACCATGGGCAAACATTTCCGGAACGTATAGAGCACGACGATTTTCGGCAGTTAGTTCGACACCAATATGTTGCAGATAAGTCTCCGACTCTGGACGCAAATCTACAATCACATCATATATTCCCCCTTGAGTGCAACGGATAAATTTAGTTTCTGTTGCGGGAGATAATTGATAATGCATGCCCCGCAGAGTCCCCTGTTTATAATTAAAAGATACATTGCACTGGGCAACTGCTGGTTTCAAATTGTAAGCTTCAAACTCTTTGGCACAAAAAGTTCTGGCAAAAAAACCGCGGTGGTCTTGTATTGGTTCTAAGTCAATAATATAGGCACCCTTGAGTTTTGTTTCTGTGAATTTCATAATTTTTTACTAGTTAAACACTAAATTCTTTACTAAATAAATCTACGTACAGCGCGAACTAAATCTTCTGATGTGCCAATATCTAAATATTCTCCATCAGTAAAAACCTCTGCTTGTACTTCTAAACCCTTGTTGATCGCGGCTTGAATTACATCTCCGATCGGCAATTCCCATTTCTTGGTGGGATAGTTCTCAGCCTCATGGTGCTGTCTACTAGCTTCAATAGAGACTACATATTCATGTAGAAAGGAGGTAAATACGGGTGTCCACACTGCTGTTCCCCACATATAGCGTAATTTTGTTTGTTTAGGTTTTTCTGTAATCAGACGAACTCGACCCTGTGAGTCAAAATCAACCATACCTGCTTTCTGAGGTTGGTCAGTCGGAAATAAACCTAAAACCACATCAGCTTTGCTAATAGCTTGTCGAGCTAATAACTTAGAATAAACATCGTCTGGCTGGAAAAGAATATCAGGAAATCCCAGAGCAATAATCGCTTTTTGCACAAATTGATAAGCTTGATCCAATGTATAAGGAACACCAAAAGGTAAGTTCATCATTAGGTAGCCTAAGTGCATATTAACTATGGCTCCATCACCTAGATATGTAGGGATGTCCCATTTACCCGCACGCATGATTATGTATGCTTTACTAATGCCTGCTAAGCGCATTTTTTCTAACAGATAATGACAGACAACTTTAGGGCGAAGGTTGTGATTCTCGTCTACAGAACGAAATCCAATGGGGTACAATTCTTTACTCAATGGTAAAGGAGCAATGCGTTTCGCCTGCCCTGCTGCTGGCAGCAATCCAATCACTTCCAGCTCCCGTCCCTGTTTTTTTTGCATATACTAGCTTTAAATGGGGTTTTCTGATTAAGAAGGTAGAGAAATAAACCCCAATTCTTATATATTTTTCTGCCATTTTTTTCTAAATCTTTTTATTTCTTCTTCACTGTAAAAATGTTTGGTGTACCTCGAATTGTAAATTTTATCCATGTATGATAAAGGTAAATTTATTGACTTTAAAAATTCTTGATAGATAGTTTTATACTCTTTATTATTACCAGTATTTGCTGTTACCAAGTTAAAGTCATCTAGATCTAAAAACTCTTTGAAAGCTTTTTGGGCACAGTTATTTAGATCCTCAACTCTTAGTAATAATAATTGTATCTGTTCATTTTCATAAGTTTTATATCCTTCAGAACAAGAGAAACTTTTGGCAAAAACATCAAGTTCGAACACTGATTTTAATTCTCGATCAAACCAATACATAAAATCATAATGAGAGTTAAATTTTTCGAAAAATAGTTGCTTAAGTTCTCTAACAATATCTTCGGTTTTCATCGTATTGATTTTGTCTTGTAAATCATAATTCATTAAGAGATGGAGATTCTGAAAAAATTTTGAAATATTTCTAGCAATCGGTTCTCGAACAAGGGTCACTACCTTAAGCTTTTTTTTCTTCTTACTTTTATCCAGTCTCTGTCGTAAATACAAGCTTTGTAAGAAATGATTGTGGATTATTCTGGTACGAGCAAAATTTTCTCTGTAAACTTTTTCAACTCTTTTGATACCCTCATATGATAAGGCATGAACATGATAAATAGATAGATCTAGGTCAAGAGATTTTAGTGACCAGACAATAGTTCTAGAGCCAACTTTGCCCATTTGATAGACTATTATTTCTTCTCTAGAATGTTCTAAATTGAAACCATAAACTAGAAAGTCATTAAGATAGTTTTTGAGGGAATAATACAGTTTAGCCGTAGCGTAATTAGGCGATAGCTTAGTGATTGTGGACATATACTTTTTTTCCTATTTTCTTATAGGGATAATAGTTGTTAGCTTTAATTGCTTTTTGCACAAACTGATTTCCCCGCTCGCATGATTATGTATGCTTTACTAATTCTTGTTCCTGCTAGGCGCATTTTCTCTAGCAGATAACGACAGACAATTTTGGGGCAAAGGTTGTAATTTTCGTCTACCGAACGAAATCCAATGAGGTATAATTCTTTACCTTAAAAAGCTTTAAGCTCTAAGCCTTAAGCTTTAAGCTCTAAAGTTTACGCTTTGTAAACGGCTAACAGCTTATAGCTATCGGGTTTAATGCCCCCAGCAAACGAAGTTTGGTGGTCTACAATTAGGAGAGGTTAAAGCCTCTTATAATTGGCTTACAGCTTACAGCTTACAGCTTACAGCTTATAGCTGCGGCTCTGCCGCTTTACTCAATGCTAAAAGAGCAATGCGTTTCGCCTGTCCTGCTACTGGCAGTAATCCAATCACTTCCAGCTCAGGCTCCTGGTTTTTTAACATAGACCTTATTTGAAGTGGCTAACTATACTATTCAAATATTTTTTTAATCTTTGAAACATTGTTTGGTCTTGGCTGGGGTTAGAGGATATTTGCTCATCAACGCCAGGAATCGCCGATTTCATTTCCTCGTAACTGGAGTTTTTGCCAATTCTTAAATCATCAAAGTAAACTACTATTTTTTCAGATCTAGCTGGATCGCCGGGCTGCTTATTATATCCCCGTTTATAAATACCAACAGGCTTAATATGCAGTACTCTACGCCAGTCATTTAAAGGGATATCCCTAGGGTGAAATCCTGAAGGACCTTGGTAACTGAGAACCTGCTTGCCATTGATCCAAATATTGGCATAACCATTATCTTCATGGGTTGATTTGAGATTAACCACAATGTCTTGCCATTCACCCAGCTCGAAAGGAGCTTCCTCCAATACCCAATCTTTGCGGAGTGAATTTTGCTCAGTCCGACAAGTATTTTGCTGCATATATTGCAGACCAAATACCCAGGCAAATTGACCACTATCAAGTTGTTCGATGCCAAAACTATAATTGGGTCCACCTCTGTCACATCCACCACCTCTTCTCCAGGCAGCATGTAATACAGGTCCACCTTGACCGATAATATTCCAGCTATTATCAGGCTCATATTCTTCGATCATGACTTTGTAGCCGTACCAAATATCTGTACCTCCAGGTCCAACTTGGAGTCGCTTATCCTTAAAAACAAGCTCACTTCTAACTGGTAGTTCACCTTTTTCATCTCGATCCTGATCGTCACTTCTGAGTTCGAATCGAGCTGCCCATTCACCATCAGCAGCATTGGAATTAACAAAATTGAAAGCATAATCGAGAGTTTTGGAAGCTAACAATTTTGCTCTAAGGCGATCGCAGCTATTACTTCTTGATCTTCGCTCTATTTGTCTTTGACATTTAGTTTCAAAGCTAGTTTTGCCAATTATTTCTGCTAGAGCTGGTTTGGGGGCAATTAGCAACAATAGCGATGTCAATTTAATCAAGTCGAAATAGTAGTTTTGAGAAATCATTTTAGTTGTTATCTTTATTCCTTAGAGCTAGACAGTTTCAGTTTCTGAAACAACTGGAACTACTGGTTCCAAAGCTAAAGCATTGAGAATTTGGTTACTATTAAGGTTGCCTACAGTCTCGATCAAGCCAACACCATCTCCTGATGATGTAAAGAAGTTGGAAATAGTGAGATCGTTAACAGGATCAAATACTCCATCATGGTTAATGTCTATTAGTAAATCATTTGTTTCTCGTAGAAGATCTTCTAGACTTAAACGAAGACCACTAGTGAAGACAAGAGTATCTGTCCCTCCTAGATCGTTAATCTGACTTCCTGGAGCTGTCTGATTATTAAGTACATAAATATTGTCCTCATTTCCCCCACTAAGAAGATAATCTCCTTCTTGAATTGAAAGGACTTCTAGGTCATCATAGTAAAGTTCTCGTTGTGTCAACTGAGTATCTTGCCACTTTTTGTTATACAAGCCTACTTTTAGATAGGGACCAGACTCATCATTGTAAGTATTTGGTCCAGTTTGCCGCAGAACTAAATTATCGTTTTGCCACACTTCAATTAGGCCATCAGCTTCATGAGACCACCTGACATGAAAAGTCCAATCAGTCCATACTCCAGTTTGATAATCTCCCAATTCATAGCTTATAGAACCCTCAGCTGTTAGACCTCTTTGTTCGTCTGATTCTCTGATGATTTGTCGACTATCCCATTTATTACCGACTCTCCATTCTCCATCTACTGTTGTCAAAGTCAACACTGGTCCCGTTCTCGACCAAGTTTCACCTAAATGAAAATCCGGAAAAGCATGCCATTGGGCAACGATTTCAGGAACTGGATCCGCGACATAGGTATCAGGTAGAAAAATTCTAAAACTATAAGTAATCTCAGAGTTACTAGGAACGCGATCTAATGATAATTCCTCTCGTTTATCGGGATCTTGCAAGACAAACTTGACAGTATTATTACTATTTTGATCGTTTAAGTCAGACGTGGAAATAATTCCAGAAGAAGAATGATTAAAGTCCGATTCTTTCAATCCATCTAAACTCGTTTCAAAATCATTTTGAAGTATTGTTGAACCTGGATATATGATGTTCATTTTGAAGTTGTCTCACCAAGTAAAAATAAATTAGTACTAAGATTTTTGTGCAAATTTCTACTAAAGATACTTCTACTAAAGATACTTCCGTGAACAATCTGATTTTGGATGTTTAAAATCACTTTAAAACTCCTCAGATTTAACTAATTCAAGTATCTGAGGAGTTGAACCTACTCCAAAAAAGTCAATCGGACTTTTTTACTATCTTCTAAGCGATTGCTGGTTCTTTGTCTCCTTTGGGAATACCAACTAGCTTAGATTGCTTACTCCAGAAAAAGTTGCGGTCAATTTGCTGAGTTCTAATTAGATACTCCAGTTGCTTCAAGCGAGTAAATCCCTTGAAAGTGAAAGTCTCAGCAGACATATCTATTTGGGTAAATACATCAAATAATTGCTGAGCACCACTTTGAGCGTTCCAATCACATTTAAATCCTGGCAATGTTTGATTAATTTTCTCAAAAGAAACTCGGTAGCTACGGTTATCGCCATCACTCGTACCAAAACTGAGCTGACATCCTGTAAATACTCCAGCAATAGTCTCAGCAATTTCTTTCACTTGATAGTTGTGAGCTGTATCACCAACATTAAATATTTGCTGGTGTACTACATCCCTTGGGGCTTCAAGAGTGCATAAAATAGCCTTACAAATATCCAAAGCATGAACTAGAGGACGCCAGGGAGTACCGTCGCTGGTCATCTTTATTTCTTGAGTTGTCCAGGCTAATCCCGATAAGTTATTTAAAACAATATCAAAACGCATCCTAGGAGAAGCACCGTAGGCAGTGGCATTACGGAGAAATGTGGGAGAAAAATTATCATCAGCTAAAGGCTGAACATCTCTCTCTACTAAAGTTTTGCATTTAGCATAATCAGTTTGAGGATTGACAGGTGATGATTCAGTCACATAGTCCTCAGTCGCCACACCATAGACGCTACAGGAAGACATATAAACAAAACGTTCTACCCCTGCTGCCTTAGCTAATTCGGCAAGACGAACTGACCCCTGATGATTAATTTCGTAAGTAATATGAGGGGCTAATTGACCAGCAGGATCGTTGGAAAGTTCTGCCATATGAACTACGGCATTAACTCCCTCAAGGTCTTCATCTGTAATATGCCGAATATCTTTATTGAGGGTTTTAGCAGTTAAATCAGTACCGTTAAAAAGCCATCCTACTTTATAAAATCCTGTGTCTACGCCGATTACTTCATGCCCCTTTTGCATTAAAAGAGGAGCTAATAAAGATCCAAGATAACCTTCTGTTCCGGTAACTAATATTTTCATAATTGATAACAAATGGTAAGTTTTATTGATTTGATTACTTGTTTACAACAATTATTGTTGCTACTTTTTTCCAGACATTAGCTTACAATCGCTCTGAGCACTTAACTTTAGTGACTCGCCAGCTCAATTTATAGTTAAGCCAAAAATTCCAAATTGTTACTGCCGCGATCGCAGTTAGGTTGGCTAGATATCGGTTGATGTCTAACAAATTGAACAGCAAATTCAAAAGTAAAACATTTAAAATTAATCCTCCTAGACAGATTAGGTTGAACTTAAGCAATCTTTTCCAACGCATGCCCCATCCCGGTTGAAGATTGGCGATATCCCCAAAAGTCCAACGGTCATTCCAGCAAAAGTTGTTAATGATAGCTAATTCTGCTGCCATAATTTTGCTACGAGTCAAACCCCAACCGAGGGAGGTCGGATCACTAAGTAGGTAAAAAATAGTCATATCCACGAATACTCCGCTTAAACCAACCAGACAAAAGCGGATAAATCGGCTAGCAGGAAACTGGATGTATTTTTTAAGACGACTAATTCGCCCTCGAGCCAGAGACAATCGTAACAGATGCTGTAGATACTGTACATATTGTTTCGGAGCAACCTTAGTCTCGCCTTGTTGACGCTCTTGAAACACATAACCAACTTCACTGATTTTGTCTATATTTCCACGACCTAATACCTCAATCAGAATTTTGTATCCCACAGGATTTAACTTATGTCCAGCAATGGCACGACGATGTAGCACAAAATAGCCACTCATTGGATCCGAGACTCGAGCAACAACTTCTGGAAGCATAATTAATCCCAAAATTTGTGCACCGCGAGATAAAAAGCGTCTCACGATACTCCAGTCGCTGACTCCTCCCCGATCAATGTGCCGACTAGCAATTACTAAATCTGCACCCTGCTCAAGAGTTTGTAAAAGGTTGAGTAATATTTCTGGGGGATGCTGTAAGTCACCATCAATAACTCCCAAAATTTCTCCTCTCGCTACCTGCCATCCTCTAATTACAGCTGTAGCAAGACCTCGTTCTCGTTGACGACGCATTACCTGCAACTGAGAATACTCAGCTACAAGGCTTTGAGCTTTTTTCCAGGTACGATCAGGGCTGTTATCATCGACCACAATCAACTCGTAATTGTCAGGTAAAATTTCGTCTAGCAATTTGCCGATCAGTCTGATGATCTGAGCAATATTTTTACTCTCTTGATAAGTTGGAATTACCAAAGAGAAATATACAGGATTGTAAACAGCAATTTGACCTCTAGAAGGAAGTTTAGGAATCACCAACGAACCTTGCGGCTCCGGCACCAGTACCTTACTTCTATTAATCTCCATTACTATAAAGATGATTCGGTTTCTTTAGCATATTCTGCTATTTTAGTGGTCCGAATTGCCGTTCTTTTAATTGGTGCTAGCTCAACAATATTTTCAACTATAGCTTTTCCAATTTCGATGGCGGAAGTTGCTGCTGGAGAAGGTGCATTACATACATGAACTGAATTATGATTAGACACAATCAAGAAATCATCAACTAACTTGCCGTTATTTCTTAGTGCTTGAGCGCGAACTCCAGCATGAGTTGGTAGCAGATCTTCTGCTTGAACTTCAGGGATCAATCTTTGCAAACTACGTACAAATGCCGCTTTGCTATAAGAGCGAATAATTTCTTGTATTCCTTCATCCCTGTGTTTAGCAGCCAATCTCCAAAAACCGGGATAGGTCATCACCTCCACAAAATCTCGAAGGTTGAAGTCTGTTTTTTGATAGCCTTCTCGTTTAAAGCTGAGTACCGCATTAGGTCCTGCATAAACACTACCATCAATCATCCTAGTAAAGTGAACTCCTAAAAAAGGGAACGCTGGATTAGGTACTGGGTAGATTAAAGTGTTGACTAAAGAGCATTTTTCTGGCGTGAGCTTGTAATATTCTCCTCGAAAAGGAACGATTTTAGCTTTTGGTTTAGCTTTATCTAGTTTGGCAACGCGATCGCTCTGTAAACCAGCACAGTTAACGATAAATCGAGTAGTAAACTCCCTTTGAGAAGTTTCTATTACTGTAGTATTTTTGGTGTGATTAATTTTAAGAACTTCAGTATTAAGAAACAGCTCTCCCCCCTGTAGCCTAATTAAATCGGCAAACTTTTGAGACACTTGTTGATAATTAACAATACCCGTGCTAGGTACGTGTAAAGCAGCCAGACAGCGTACATGAGGTTCAATTTCTTTTACTTGGGCGGCATTAATTTTGCTGACTTGCAAACCATTTTCTAATCCCCGTTGATAGAGATTTTGTAGTAGTGGTAATTCCGATTCTTCCACCGCCACAATAATTTTGCCACAGATATCATAATCAATATTATGCTGCTGACAAAATTGCACCATTGAGTGATTTCCTGCACGACAAAATCGGGCTTTAAAACCACCAGGCTTATAATAAATTCCTGAGTGAATTACTCCGCTATTATGTCCTGTTTGATGAAAAGCCCACTGGGATTCTTTCTCTAAAACAGCAATTTTAGATCGAGGGTAGTTTTGACTTAAAGTCATAGCAGTGGACAGCCCCACAATTCCACCACCAATAATCGTAAAATCGTACATCAAATATTTATTTAGTTTAGTTGTTTAATTTAGCTTGAGTTACCAAATTTTCCATGGAGCCTGGTTATTTTGCCATAAACCTTCTAAATATCGTTTGTCTCGCAACGTATCCATTGGCTGCCAGAATCCATTATGTTTGTAGGCAGATAGTTGTTCTAAATGAGCTAATTTCTTTAAAGGTTCTTGTTCCCAAACTGTGGCATCATCGGCAATAAAATCAATTACTTCTGGTTCAAGAACAAAATAACCACCGTTAATCCAAGCGCCATCGCCTTCAGGTTTTTCCTGAAAGCTGGTTATTTTCGTCTGTTCTTGACCCAAGACAATTGCTCCAAAGCGTCCTGGTGGTTGGGTCGCAGTCAAAGTTGCCAAGGTTTTTTGTTCACGATGAAAAGCTATTAATTCGGTGATGTTGATATTACTAACTCCATCGCCATAGGTAAAACAAAAGGTTTCGTTAATATGCTCGCCAACTCTTTTAAGTCTACCGCCCGTCATGGTTGATGCTCCGGTATCGATCAGGGTGACTTTCCAGGGTTCAGCATTGCCACGGTGGACATTCATCTGATTAAATCGCATGTCAAAGGTGACATCAGACCTGTGCAAAAAGTAATTGGCGAAATATTCTTTAATTACGTAGCCTTTATAACCACAACAAATAATAAAATCGTTGATTCCGTGGGCAGAATAAATTTTCATAATGTGCCACAAAATCGGCATGCCACCAATTTCTACCATCGGTTTGGGTCGAATACTGGTTTCTTCACTTAAACGAGTTCCCAATCCACCTGCTAAGATTACGGCTTTCATTAGTTTGACTCCTAATTATAGTTACTTATTTCAACTGATGCGAGCTGTTCTAGCGGTTTTGAACTGTCTATTGCTGAACAACTTGATAATTGGCCAGGCAGTAGCCTTCATTAAATCTTTGGTTAACCAAACGCTGTTCCAACCAAGCCATGGCAGTATCTGCAAATAACATTTGATTCTCTCTTGCCAGTTTAAAGGGGCTTGACGAATAACAGAAATATATTCTCTTAACCACTTCCATCTAGTTAGATGCAGTTTTCCTTTTTTAGTTGGATCGTACCAGGCGATACGTTCTCGGAAAGGGCGATGAGCTCTCATCGAGGTGTCAGGATGATCTCGTTTCCAGAATAAATAACTGGGAACTTCATAAAATTTGCCATAGAGAGCTAGTTTACCTAGTAAAACTAAATCAGAGGAAGGATAACTTCCTAAAGGTAATAATTTGGCAATCACGTCTCGTCGTATCAAACCATGGAAGGGATGACAATGATGTCCGTTACGGACTAAATGGAGATAAATTTTAAATCGTTCAGCAGGTTGAGCAGATTGTAAGTGAAAACGATCTTCATGTTTTTCAATCTCAGAACCATGTTCATCAATAATTAAGCTTTTGGGATAAGCCAAGACGAGGCTAGGATCTTCTTCTAAGATTTTGACACATTGCTCCAGGAATTCTAGAGCACATAAATCGTCATGACAAGCCCATTTGAAATACTTTCCAGTGGCCAACTCAGCTACCCGATCAAAGTTCCAACCAGCTCCTAAATTATTTTCCTGGCGATAGTAACGAATGCGATGATCTGTGTTGGCGTAAT
Encoded proteins:
- the rfbF gene encoding glucose-1-phosphate cytidylyltransferase — protein: MKAVILAGGLGTRLSEETSIRPKPMVEIGGMPILWHIMKIYSAHGINDFIICCGYKGYVIKEYFANYFLHRSDVTFDMRFNQMNVHRGNAEPWKVTLIDTGASTMTGGRLKRVGEHINETFCFTYGDGVSNINITELIAFHREQKTLATLTATQPPGRFGAIVLGQEQTKITSFQEKPEGDGAWINGGYFVLEPEVIDFIADDATVWEQEPLKKLAHLEQLSAYKHNGFWQPMDTLRDKRYLEGLWQNNQAPWKIW
- a CDS encoding glycosyltransferase family 2 protein yields the protein MNQNQPLVSVGMPVYNGERFLDSAINSILGQTFKDFELIISDNGSTDRTEEICRHYANTDHRIRYYRQENNLGAGWNFDRVAELATGKYFKWACHDDLCALEFLEQCVKILEEDPSLVLAYPKSLIIDEHGSEIEKHEDRFHLQSAQPAERFKIYLHLVRNGHHCHPFHGLIRRDVIAKLLPLGSYPSSDLVLLGKLALYGKFYEVPSYLFWKRDHPDTSMRAHRPFRERIAWYDPTKKGKLHLTRWKWLREYISVIRQAPLNWQERIKCYLQILPWLGWNSVWLTKDLMKATAWPIIKLFSNRQFKTARTARIS
- a CDS encoding glycosyltransferase: MEINRSKVLVPEPQGSLVIPKLPSRGQIAVYNPVYFSLVIPTYQESKNIAQIIRLIGKLLDEILPDNYELIVVDDNSPDRTWKKAQSLVAEYSQLQVMRRQRERGLATAVIRGWQVARGEILGVIDGDLQHPPEILLNLLQTLEQGADLVIASRHIDRGGVSDWSIVRRFLSRGAQILGLIMLPEVVARVSDPMSGYFVLHRRAIAGHKLNPVGYKILIEVLGRGNIDKISEVGYVFQERQQGETKVAPKQYVQYLQHLLRLSLARGRISRLKKYIQFPASRFIRFCLVGLSGVFVDMTIFYLLSDPTSLGWGLTRSKIMAAELAIINNFCWNDRWTFGDIANLQPGWGMRWKRLLKFNLICLGGLILNVLLLNLLFNLLDINRYLANLTAIAAVTIWNFWLNYKLSWRVTKVKCSERL
- a CDS encoding NAD(P)-dependent oxidoreductase produces the protein MKILVTGTEGYLGSLLAPLLMQKGHEVIGVDTGFYKVGWLFNGTDLTAKTLNKDIRHITDEDLEGVNAVVHMAELSNDPAGQLAPHITYEINHQGSVRLAELAKAAGVERFVYMSSCSVYGVATEDYVTESSPVNPQTDYAKCKTLVERDVQPLADDNFSPTFLRNATAYGASPRMRFDIVLNNLSGLAWTTQEIKMTSDGTPWRPLVHALDICKAILCTLEAPRDVVHQQIFNVGDTAHNYQVKEIAETIAGVFTGCQLSFGTSDGDNRSYRVSFEKINQTLPGFKCDWNAQSGAQQLFDVFTQIDMSAETFTFKGFTRLKQLEYLIRTQQIDRNFFWSKQSKLVGIPKGDKEPAIA
- the lhgO gene encoding L-2-hydroxyglutarate oxidase — its product is MYDFTIIGGGIVGLSTAMTLSQNYPRSKIAVLEKESQWAFHQTGHNSGVIHSGIYYKPGGFKARFCRAGNHSMVQFCQQHNIDYDICGKIIVAVEESELPLLQNLYQRGLENGLQVSKINAAQVKEIEPHVRCLAALHVPSTGIVNYQQVSQKFADLIRLQGGELFLNTEVLKINHTKNTTVIETSQREFTTRFIVNCAGLQSDRVAKLDKAKPKAKIVPFRGEYYKLTPEKCSLVNTLIYPVPNPAFPFLGVHFTRMIDGSVYAGPNAVLSFKREGYQKTDFNLRDFVEVMTYPGFWRLAAKHRDEGIQEIIRSYSKAAFVRSLQRLIPEVQAEDLLPTHAGVRAQALRNNGKLVDDFLIVSNHNSVHVCNAPSPAATSAIEIGKAIVENIVELAPIKRTAIRTTKIAEYAKETESSL